In one Acidimicrobium ferrooxidans DSM 10331 genomic region, the following are encoded:
- a CDS encoding amino acid permease yields MSEEPSERFARSFTPSQPTPLAALESYEVPEKLSYRLKNWLLGRPLINEELSSERLGKPTALAILSSDVMSSSAYATEASLGVLVPAVGIAAYHLIVPVSLLVIVVLIFVAASYLEVIRAFPKAGGAYIVARETFGLWLAQIAAASLFIDYTLTVAVSVAAGVDAIASAIPALVPFITPIGVVFVIGMAFGNLRGLREAGRTFALPTFLFIGSMLLMIAVGTVRALVGHIHHYAIIAPGAFPAGKPGGGLLVGASVFIVLKSFASGGTALTGTEAISNGVSVFRDPQVHNARVTLIWMSVILGTLFLGVSGLAATTHAVPYLSGAPTVLSQVAQAAFGQSSVGHVLTVILDISTTAILTLAANTSFTGFPLLASFAATDGLLPRRFRERGHRLVYSTAIVIVAAIAIVLLVATNSNINSLISLYAIGVFTGFTIAGSGMVRYHLIHKEDHWRRRAIVNGSSAILSAIVDIVFIVTKFTSGAWLVVVVVPLLVFMFTRFRRRFEREAAALEEGVAAACEAPAARTHVVLLFVDRVDLATARAVQYAKLLLPDALRAVHLVVDAQEATTLRAEWEQAGLANLELELVECPDRRLRRGAAEVVLDAVASGSDVEVSAIIPHRVYGRILGPLLHDQSAVQISQVVGELPHATAILVPYRVRTRSARTTVTAKARRTTLGTKAPELTDGTTPVSACTPRRQATVVGRIAAVRTRTLDGMPMSVARLEDATGGILLVFPGRRQVPGIAAGATIRAAGTVGEFQGRLAMMNPSYEFLEPAHQES; encoded by the coding sequence ATGTCCGAGGAACCGTCCGAGCGCTTCGCGCGCTCCTTCACCCCCTCGCAGCCCACACCGCTCGCTGCCCTCGAGAGCTACGAGGTCCCCGAGAAGCTCAGCTATCGGCTGAAGAACTGGCTGCTCGGGCGACCACTGATCAACGAGGAGCTGAGTTCGGAGCGCCTCGGCAAACCGACCGCGCTCGCGATCCTCTCGTCCGACGTCATGTCCTCGTCGGCCTATGCCACCGAGGCGAGCCTCGGTGTCTTGGTCCCGGCGGTCGGGATCGCCGCCTACCACCTCATCGTGCCGGTGTCGCTCCTCGTCATCGTGGTGCTGATCTTCGTGGCGGCTTCGTATCTCGAGGTGATCCGGGCCTTCCCGAAGGCGGGAGGCGCCTACATCGTCGCGCGCGAGACCTTCGGCCTGTGGCTCGCGCAGATCGCGGCCGCATCGCTCTTCATCGACTACACCCTCACCGTTGCGGTCTCCGTGGCGGCCGGTGTCGACGCGATCGCCTCCGCCATCCCGGCGCTCGTCCCCTTCATCACGCCGATCGGCGTCGTCTTCGTCATCGGCATGGCCTTCGGCAATCTGCGTGGGCTGCGCGAAGCCGGGCGCACCTTCGCGCTGCCGACGTTCCTCTTCATCGGCTCGATGCTGCTCATGATCGCGGTGGGCACGGTTCGCGCGCTGGTTGGCCACATCCATCACTACGCCATCATCGCCCCCGGTGCGTTCCCGGCCGGCAAGCCAGGCGGTGGCCTTCTCGTCGGCGCCAGCGTCTTCATCGTGCTCAAGTCGTTCGCCTCCGGCGGCACAGCCCTCACCGGCACGGAAGCCATCTCGAACGGGGTCTCGGTCTTTCGCGATCCCCAGGTGCACAACGCTCGCGTGACGCTGATCTGGATGAGCGTCATCCTCGGCACGCTCTTTCTCGGGGTGTCTGGCCTGGCTGCGACGACCCACGCCGTGCCGTATCTCTCGGGAGCGCCGACCGTGCTCTCGCAGGTGGCGCAGGCGGCCTTTGGCCAAAGTTCGGTCGGTCACGTCCTCACGGTGATCCTCGACATCTCGACGACGGCGATCTTGACCTTGGCTGCGAACACGTCGTTCACGGGATTCCCGTTGCTCGCGTCGTTTGCGGCGACGGACGGCCTCCTGCCCCGGCGCTTCCGTGAGCGTGGCCACCGGTTGGTCTACTCGACCGCGATCGTGATCGTCGCGGCGATCGCGATCGTGCTCCTCGTCGCAACGAACTCCAACATCAATTCGTTGATCTCCCTCTATGCCATCGGTGTCTTCACCGGCTTTACCATCGCCGGTAGCGGCATGGTTCGCTACCACCTCATCCACAAGGAGGACCACTGGCGCCGGCGGGCGATCGTCAACGGATCGTCGGCCATCTTGTCGGCGATCGTGGACATCGTCTTCATCGTGACGAAGTTCACCTCGGGCGCCTGGCTGGTCGTCGTCGTCGTCCCACTGCTGGTCTTCATGTTCACGCGGTTCCGTCGTCGCTTCGAGCGCGAGGCCGCCGCCCTGGAGGAGGGGGTGGCGGCGGCCTGTGAGGCTCCGGCCGCTCGGACGCACGTGGTGTTGCTGTTCGTCGATCGCGTCGATCTCGCCACGGCGCGGGCGGTCCAGTACGCCAAGCTGCTCCTGCCCGACGCGCTGCGTGCCGTGCACCTCGTCGTCGATGCACAGGAGGCGACGACGCTCCGAGCCGAGTGGGAGCAGGCAGGCTTGGCGAACCTCGAGCTCGAGCTCGTCGAGTGCCCGGATCGCCGCCTTCGGCGAGGCGCGGCCGAGGTCGTGCTCGATGCGGTCGCATCAGGCAGCGACGTCGAGGTCTCAGCGATCATCCCGCACCGTGTCTACGGGCGGATCCTCGGCCCGCTGCTCCACGACCAGTCGGCGGTGCAGATCTCCCAAGTCGTCGGGGAGCTGCCACACGCCACGGCCATCCTCGTACCCTATCGAGTCCGCACGCGCAGTGCCCGTACGACGGTCACGGCGAAGGCCCGCCGCACCACGTTGGGGACGAAGGCGCCCGAGCTCACCGACGGCACCACGCCTGTCTCGGCCTGCACGCCGCGGCGCCAGGCCACGGTCGTGGGGCGTATCGCGGCGGTGCGCACCCGCACGCTCGATGGGATGCCGATGAGCGTGGCGCGGCTCGAGGACGCCACCGGTGGTATCCTCCTCGTCTTCCCCGGCCGTCGCCAGGTACCGGGGATCGCCGCCGGTGCGACGATCCGCGCAGCGGGTACGGTAGGGGAGTTCCAGGGTCGGCTCGCGATGATGAACCCGAGCTACGAGTTCCTCGAGCCGGCCCACCAGGAGTCCTAG
- a CDS encoding potassium channel family protein translates to MESVHVIVVGCGRVGAELTRRLSAEGHSVTVIDRNPDAFRRLGSARATTIVGSGFDRDVLEAAGIGEAAALAAVTSGDNSNILAARIARDVFEVPNVVARIYDPRRAVVYERLGIQTVATVTWTTDQALARLFPLRIERPWMDSSGELTVAEITLPPSRIGKPIGALEREGELRVVAVVRPGGARLATAGLIGQEGDRIVVAASQRALAELGAWSNEVGS, encoded by the coding sequence GTGGAGTCGGTGCACGTCATCGTCGTCGGGTGCGGTCGTGTGGGTGCAGAGCTCACCCGTCGACTGAGCGCTGAAGGACACTCCGTCACCGTGATCGACCGCAACCCAGACGCCTTTCGACGCCTCGGGTCGGCACGAGCGACGACCATCGTCGGGTCAGGGTTCGATCGAGACGTTCTCGAGGCCGCCGGCATCGGCGAGGCTGCTGCCTTGGCAGCGGTCACGAGCGGTGACAACTCGAACATCCTGGCGGCTCGGATCGCCAGAGACGTCTTCGAGGTGCCCAACGTCGTCGCACGCATCTACGACCCCCGTCGAGCGGTCGTCTACGAGCGCCTCGGCATCCAGACCGTCGCGACCGTGACCTGGACGACGGATCAGGCCCTCGCCCGCCTCTTCCCGCTGCGCATCGAGCGTCCGTGGATGGACTCATCCGGGGAGCTCACGGTGGCGGAGATCACACTGCCCCCCAGCCGGATCGGCAAACCCATCGGCGCGCTCGAACGAGAGGGCGAGCTCCGTGTGGTCGCCGTCGTCCGACCCGGCGGAGCCCGCCTGGCCACGGCAGGGCTCATCGGTCAAGAGGGAGACCGCATCGTCGTCGCCGCGAGCCAACGCGCCCTGGCCGAACTCGGCGCCTGGTCCAACGAAGTGGGGAGCTAG
- a CDS encoding potassium channel family protein, whose translation MRIAIVGGGNVGRFLAADLQHHHDVVLFERDHELAAHLASQLRCTVVFGDGCELSTLADAGVGTCDVVVASTGDDEDNLVVSLLAKQEFAVPRVIARVNHPKNHWLFNRSWGVDVAVSTPHLISALVEEAVSVGSLVQLLAFDNSGARLVEVTLTATSPAVQRTIATLGLPRDASVVAVVRGENVIVPRGEVTLKPEDHVLCLVVGETEAAVRSVLIGDEDTIAEADAATP comes from the coding sequence ATGCGGATCGCGATCGTCGGCGGCGGCAACGTCGGGCGCTTCCTCGCTGCGGACCTCCAGCACCACCACGACGTCGTCCTGTTCGAACGAGATCACGAGCTGGCGGCACACCTTGCTTCCCAGCTTCGCTGCACCGTCGTCTTCGGAGACGGCTGCGAGCTGTCCACGCTGGCGGACGCGGGCGTTGGCACCTGCGACGTCGTCGTGGCCTCGACCGGCGACGACGAGGACAACCTCGTCGTCTCCCTGCTCGCCAAGCAGGAATTTGCTGTTCCGCGGGTCATCGCACGCGTGAACCACCCGAAGAACCATTGGCTGTTCAACCGATCCTGGGGCGTCGACGTGGCCGTCTCGACCCCGCATCTCATCAGCGCGCTCGTCGAAGAAGCGGTCAGCGTCGGTTCGCTCGTCCAGCTGCTCGCGTTCGACAACTCGGGCGCGCGCCTCGTGGAGGTCACGCTCACGGCAACGTCTCCAGCGGTCCAACGGACGATCGCGACCCTCGGGCTCCCTCGAGACGCCTCGGTGGTCGCCGTGGTGCGGGGAGAGAACGTGATCGTCCCTCGGGGTGAGGTGACCCTCAAGCCCGAGGATCACGTGCTCTGCCTCGTCGTCGGCGAGACTGAGGCGGCGGTGCGCAGCGTTCTCATCGGCGACGAGGACACGATCGCCGAGGCCGACGCGGCCACGCCCTGA
- a CDS encoding HAD family hydrolase: MEAAFFDLDKTVISRASLLAFGARFFQEGLINRRTVARSVWAQLVYRYLGANERRLRRLERSVLDLTQGWHQSVVRRVVAEALTEIVTPLVYREAVELIKLHQLAGRKVFLVSASPEEIVEPMAAFLGVDGQIATKPRVDEEGTYTGEMAFYNYGPYKAEAMAEVAQREGIDLAASYAYSDSYTDLPMLEAVGHPVAVNPDRVLARVAREHGWEILEFRHHTKVGRHRVLRTVGAVGLGIAITAIPATPFLRRATRRRRGVEPTDLLPPPLRQ; encoded by the coding sequence ATGGAGGCAGCGTTCTTCGACCTCGACAAGACGGTCATCTCTCGCGCCTCGCTGCTGGCCTTCGGAGCTCGCTTCTTCCAGGAGGGCCTGATCAATCGACGCACCGTCGCGCGGAGCGTCTGGGCACAGCTCGTCTACCGCTACCTAGGGGCGAACGAACGTCGGCTGCGCCGGTTGGAGCGTTCGGTCCTCGACCTCACGCAGGGATGGCACCAGAGCGTGGTGCGACGCGTCGTCGCCGAGGCGCTCACCGAGATCGTCACGCCGCTCGTCTACCGCGAGGCGGTCGAGCTCATCAAGCTGCACCAGCTCGCTGGGCGCAAGGTCTTCCTCGTCTCGGCCTCGCCCGAAGAGATCGTCGAGCCGATGGCAGCCTTCCTTGGCGTCGATGGCCAGATCGCGACCAAGCCGAGGGTCGACGAGGAGGGCACCTACACGGGAGAGATGGCGTTCTACAACTACGGCCCCTACAAGGCAGAGGCGATGGCCGAGGTTGCGCAACGAGAGGGCATCGATCTCGCTGCCTCGTATGCCTACTCCGACTCCTACACCGACCTCCCGATGCTCGAGGCCGTCGGCCACCCGGTCGCGGTGAATCCAGATCGGGTGTTGGCACGCGTCGCGCGCGAGCACGGCTGGGAGATCCTCGAGTTTCGCCACCACACCAAGGTGGGACGCCACCGAGTCCTTCGAACCGTCGGTGCGGTGGGACTTGGGATCGCCATCACCGCGATACCGGCGACACCCTTCCTGCGCCGAGCGACGCGGCGTCGGCGAGGAGTCGAGCCTACGGACCTACTCCCGCCACCCCTGAGGCAATGA
- a CDS encoding DUF2079 domain-containing protein: protein MKAEERVPPSSLQKALAWILEPRQLLALNLIGSLAAFVLLGTYEYLRWRDFDLGIDYAIQNQGTFLIAHGHLAPRDTIYGGGFDNNALTYLFIVIGLVRTLVPTGVMLLVLQALAVAATYLFIMQIVIRVTRRLPLGWRGAVVIGSALLTFLNPWALEAVSFDVHGEPFGALGLVVLLYGMLRSQRTYFYAGLALALLSGAGTLIVLAGLSVGLLATKSTRRWGIRTTIGVVIIGIIALLTGDSGSSFSSLYGYLASSSGATPGATAILRSIVEHPTRPVSVLVSRWPEIRELIGYAGIIGLAWPPTLVAAVAAVVANGLPQNSAFLSLTQGFQNWPVEAVLVAGGAIVVSRLAGAHHANHDALSEGDRANGRSRWRLLGGRAIVALWTAVSVAIGIGALSTDLGIPRSWFNQPYASVSALRVAQRSIPRDAEVVATINAIARVSARAQLFQQIAPTQAQPVCAAVVDVLIEVPGPYAVLTSQEASHDVRTLLRAPGHTVLQQSGVVLVQFGGLHPGREALIVPTGQVVTGPQAASLDASQCQ, encoded by the coding sequence ATGAAAGCCGAGGAGCGCGTTCCCCCCTCATCGCTGCAGAAGGCGCTGGCGTGGATCCTCGAGCCACGGCAATTGCTGGCACTGAATCTCATCGGCTCTCTCGCCGCTTTCGTCCTCCTCGGCACCTACGAGTACTTGAGATGGCGGGACTTCGACCTCGGCATTGATTATGCCATCCAGAACCAGGGAACATTCCTCATTGCGCATGGACATCTTGCCCCTCGTGACACCATCTACGGTGGCGGCTTCGACAACAATGCGCTGACCTATCTCTTCATCGTCATCGGCCTTGTACGGACGCTCGTACCGACAGGCGTGATGCTGCTCGTACTCCAAGCTCTCGCTGTCGCCGCCACGTACCTGTTCATCATGCAGATCGTCATCCGAGTGACTCGGAGACTTCCACTCGGTTGGCGTGGTGCTGTCGTCATCGGTTCCGCCCTGCTCACCTTCCTCAATCCCTGGGCGCTCGAGGCTGTGTCCTTTGACGTGCATGGGGAGCCCTTCGGAGCACTCGGACTCGTCGTGCTCCTGTACGGCATGCTCCGAAGCCAGCGCACATACTTCTATGCAGGCCTCGCACTCGCGCTCCTCTCAGGGGCCGGCACGCTGATCGTCCTTGCTGGTTTGAGCGTGGGCTTGCTGGCGACGAAGTCGACCCGCCGATGGGGGATACGTACGACGATCGGCGTGGTGATCATCGGCATCATCGCGCTCCTCACCGGTGACTCCGGCTCCTCATTCTCGTCGCTTTATGGCTATCTCGCGTCCTCTTCAGGCGCCACACCTGGCGCGACGGCCATCCTCAGATCGATCGTCGAGCACCCCACGCGCCCCGTCTCGGTCCTGGTCAGTCGCTGGCCCGAGATCCGCGAACTGATCGGCTACGCGGGGATCATTGGCTTGGCATGGCCGCCGACGCTCGTCGCTGCGGTGGCAGCGGTCGTAGCGAACGGACTGCCACAGAACTCGGCGTTCCTGTCCCTGACGCAGGGGTTCCAGAATTGGCCCGTCGAAGCAGTGCTCGTCGCCGGTGGGGCGATCGTGGTCAGCCGACTGGCCGGAGCGCACCATGCCAACCACGATGCCCTCTCGGAGGGCGATCGTGCGAACGGCCGGTCTCGATGGCGGCTCCTCGGCGGACGAGCCATTGTGGCCCTCTGGACTGCGGTGAGCGTCGCCATCGGCATCGGGGCCCTCAGCACAGACCTCGGGATCCCCCGCAGCTGGTTCAACCAACCCTACGCGAGTGTCTCGGCCCTCCGAGTGGCGCAACGCTCCATCCCTCGAGACGCCGAGGTCGTCGCCACGATCAATGCAATCGCGCGAGTGTCTGCTCGCGCTCAGCTCTTTCAGCAGATCGCCCCCACTCAGGCGCAGCCGGTCTGCGCAGCGGTCGTCGACGTCTTGATCGAAGTGCCAGGGCCCTATGCGGTGCTGACGAGCCAAGAGGCGAGCCACGATGTGCGTACCCTCCTTCGTGCTCCGGGTCACACGGTGCTCCAACAATCGGGCGTGGTGCTTGTCCAGTTCGGGGGTCTGCATCCCGGTCGAGAGGCGCTGATCGTCCCGACGGGGCAGGTGGTCACCGGACCGCAAGCGGCGAGCCTCGACGCGTCACAGTGTCAGTAG
- a CDS encoding EamA family transporter — translation MLVVIAVVLGAAVGHAAWNALAKLAPSPRDAVATINAVVAAIGIASLVVVGPPPAAAIAFAVGSSAIHVAYNLLLGSSLAAGELGQVYPLARGSAPLLVAIGALAIGHEPLTTFELAGVVVVAGGIALLARPQRDHGLRAVLLALATGVTIAGYSLTDGLGVRHSPDPFAYAGLLFALEGSVVASVSALAARRAHTRPEVRSLGLGAAAGVLSYATYAAVLWAQQRAPLAVVSALRETSVVIAALAGAIMGEARGRSRVVAAAIVAAGVAVIVLAPR, via the coding sequence ATGCTCGTCGTTATCGCGGTGGTGCTCGGGGCCGCTGTTGGGCACGCCGCCTGGAACGCACTGGCCAAGCTTGCACCGTCACCTCGTGATGCCGTCGCGACCATCAACGCCGTGGTTGCCGCGATCGGGATCGCCTCGCTCGTGGTCGTCGGCCCACCACCAGCGGCGGCGATCGCCTTCGCGGTTGGCTCCTCGGCCATTCACGTCGCCTACAACCTCTTGCTCGGGTCCTCGTTGGCCGCTGGCGAGCTCGGGCAGGTGTATCCGCTCGCGCGCGGCAGCGCGCCGTTGCTGGTCGCCATCGGCGCCCTCGCCATCGGCCACGAGCCACTGACCACCTTCGAGCTGGCGGGCGTGGTCGTGGTCGCCGGTGGGATCGCGCTCCTTGCGAGGCCGCAGCGCGACCATGGTCTGCGGGCAGTGCTGCTCGCGCTCGCGACCGGCGTCACGATCGCTGGCTATTCGCTGACCGACGGACTCGGCGTGCGCCACAGCCCCGATCCCTTCGCCTACGCCGGTCTGCTCTTTGCGCTCGAAGGGAGCGTGGTCGCATCCGTGTCGGCCCTCGCAGCGCGACGTGCGCATACTCGGCCCGAGGTCCGCTCCCTCGGCCTGGGGGCAGCTGCTGGTGTGCTCTCCTACGCCACCTACGCCGCGGTGCTGTGGGCGCAGCAGCGCGCTCCACTCGCGGTGGTGTCGGCACTGCGCGAGACCAGCGTGGTCATCGCCGCGCTGGCCGGTGCGATCATGGGTGAGGCTCGCGGTCGCTCGCGAGTCGTCGCCGCAGCGATCGTCGCGGCAGGAGTCGCCGTGATCGTCCTGGCGCCTCGCTGA
- a CDS encoding dioxygenase family protein has translation MPTLYLGHGAPPLLDDARWVAELRELASRIDRPQSILVVSAHWEARPVALSSVVGAPLVYDFWGFPERYYRLTYPAPGSPDLAALVEGHLGAAGHSVARDEGRGLDHGAWVPLLAMYPEADIPVLQLSLPSLDPEELYAVGQALAPLRDAGVLLIGSGFFTHNLRALGQVGHPDGPPPAWSVEFDAWGAEALADGEIDALLDFEHRAPAARLAHPRTEHFAPLFVTLGAGEGTPVDTAITGFWFGLSKRTIVLAEAPIGEVTQHV, from the coding sequence ATGCCAACGCTGTATCTGGGACATGGAGCCCCACCGCTCCTCGATGACGCGCGCTGGGTTGCCGAGCTGCGCGAGCTGGCGAGCCGCATCGATCGTCCGCAGAGCATTCTCGTGGTCTCGGCCCACTGGGAAGCTCGACCAGTCGCGCTGTCGTCGGTCGTGGGCGCCCCACTCGTGTACGACTTCTGGGGGTTTCCGGAGCGCTACTACCGCCTCACCTATCCGGCACCGGGGTCGCCAGACCTGGCTGCACTGGTCGAGGGGCACCTCGGGGCTGCGGGCCACTCCGTGGCTCGCGACGAAGGTCGAGGCCTCGATCACGGGGCATGGGTCCCGCTGCTCGCCATGTACCCGGAGGCCGATATCCCGGTGCTGCAGCTGTCCCTCCCGAGTCTCGATCCAGAGGAACTCTACGCCGTCGGACAGGCCCTCGCGCCGCTGCGCGACGCTGGGGTCCTCCTCATCGGCAGCGGCTTCTTCACGCACAACCTCCGTGCGCTCGGACAGGTTGGGCACCCTGACGGCCCCCCGCCCGCCTGGTCCGTAGAGTTCGACGCCTGGGGCGCCGAAGCGCTCGCCGACGGCGAGATCGATGCCTTGCTCGACTTCGAACATCGAGCGCCGGCTGCTCGGCTCGCCCACCCTCGCACCGAACACTTCGCTCCGCTGTTCGTGACCCTCGGCGCGGGCGAAGGGACGCCCGTCGATACCGCCATCACCGGGTTCTGGTTCGGCCTCTCGAAGCGCACGATCGTCCTTGCGGAGGCACCGATCGGCGAGGTGACACAGCACGTCTGA
- a CDS encoding substrate-binding domain-containing protein, whose amino-acid sequence MSEIARRLRRVRGLSQQQVADALGISRQAVAGIESGAFEPSLPVAMALARFFGVSVEELFDTSGAGREEAIELVGPAAVGERIEVARVADRLVGVPRGGEHGIVPGFHPAGARLLGPRRATVTRRPAPAVVVAGCDPALLLLAGPLAHRPRPVELVWWPAPSEAALRALADGLVHAAGFHVATDPSGRVSLPPLPPGIEVRSFAAWREGLVSRARDATRPLELVQGRLANRQPGSEARALLADWLASEGIVPERVPGWDTEVDSHLMVAEAVATGVATTGVVLEPAAREFGLYFAPLADERFFLAVSREVAPSDEEVRRALDAALASDELHRELAALPGYRGIDDLGSVVDP is encoded by the coding sequence GTGAGCGAGATCGCACGGCGGCTGCGTCGCGTGCGGGGGCTTTCGCAGCAGCAGGTGGCCGACGCACTCGGCATCTCCCGCCAGGCGGTCGCGGGAATCGAGTCAGGAGCCTTCGAACCGTCGCTCCCGGTGGCGATGGCGCTCGCACGCTTCTTCGGCGTGAGCGTGGAGGAACTCTTCGACACGAGCGGTGCTGGGCGCGAGGAGGCGATCGAGCTCGTCGGCCCAGCCGCGGTCGGAGAGCGGATCGAGGTCGCGCGGGTCGCCGATCGACTCGTCGGGGTTCCGCGCGGGGGTGAGCACGGCATCGTGCCGGGATTTCATCCCGCTGGAGCTCGGCTGCTCGGCCCTCGTCGGGCCACGGTGACGAGGCGCCCTGCGCCTGCGGTCGTGGTTGCGGGGTGCGATCCGGCGCTGTTGCTGCTCGCAGGTCCTCTCGCGCACCGCCCTCGGCCGGTCGAGCTCGTCTGGTGGCCGGCGCCCTCCGAAGCCGCGCTGCGAGCGCTCGCGGACGGTCTCGTGCACGCAGCGGGCTTCCACGTGGCGACCGATCCATCGGGTCGGGTCTCCTTGCCGCCCCTGCCGCCCGGTATCGAGGTGCGATCGTTTGCGGCCTGGCGCGAGGGGCTGGTGTCGCGCGCTCGAGACGCGACTCGTCCCCTCGAACTCGTGCAGGGACGGCTCGCGAACCGCCAGCCTGGTTCTGAGGCGCGCGCCCTCCTCGCTGACTGGCTTGCATCCGAGGGCATCGTGCCCGAGCGCGTCCCTGGTTGGGACACCGAGGTCGATTCTCACCTCATGGTGGCCGAAGCGGTCGCGACCGGAGTCGCGACCACGGGCGTCGTCCTCGAGCCCGCGGCGCGGGAGTTCGGACTCTACTTTGCGCCGCTCGCAGACGAGCGCTTCTTCCTCGCCGTGAGCCGCGAGGTGGCACCGAGCGATGAGGAGGTGCGTCGAGCGCTCGATGCCGCCCTTGCGAGCGACGAACTGCATCGCGAACTCGCAGCGCTGCCGGGCTATCGGGGCATCGACGACCTCGGTTCGGTGGTCGATCCCTGA
- a CDS encoding ATP-binding cassette domain-containing protein, whose product MLAADCTVRRGSFTLRCRFEVPQGSVLGVVGPSGAGKTTLLDAIAGLVGLAEGWIRVGETIVSSPGVRVALERRGVGLVPQRTALFRHLDVVGNVAFSRRASAEDVEELLRYFGLATLRDRSVGTLSGGQARRVAIARALAARPSVLVFDEPMAGLDHELVDDVAEAIRDSATRCAVVVVDHDLASIARVADTLLVLDDGAQLQIGPASQVQRQPASARVARLLGMVGPFVGRWGEAWAWPSALHLADGPDGPIGAPARVLEPARVVGGRLEQLVSVDGVGSLRAETSWDRPLGQGWVALTDAVVFDQKVRT is encoded by the coding sequence ATGCTCGCCGCTGACTGCACTGTCCGACGGGGCTCGTTCACGCTGCGCTGTCGTTTCGAGGTCCCTCAGGGGTCGGTGCTCGGGGTGGTCGGACCCTCGGGCGCGGGGAAGACGACCCTCCTCGACGCGATCGCCGGGCTCGTCGGTCTTGCCGAAGGGTGGATTCGTGTCGGCGAGACGATCGTGTCGAGTCCGGGTGTGCGCGTCGCGCTCGAGCGGCGTGGGGTCGGCCTCGTCCCCCAGCGCACCGCGCTGTTTCGACACCTCGACGTGGTCGGGAACGTGGCCTTCTCTCGTCGTGCGTCGGCTGAGGACGTCGAGGAGTTGCTCCGATACTTTGGCCTCGCCACCCTTCGAGATCGCTCGGTCGGCACCCTCTCCGGTGGGCAGGCTCGTCGGGTCGCCATCGCGCGTGCGCTCGCCGCGCGTCCGAGCGTGCTGGTCTTCGACGAGCCCATGGCCGGTCTCGACCACGAGCTCGTCGACGACGTTGCCGAGGCGATCCGCGACAGTGCGACGCGTTGTGCGGTCGTCGTCGTCGATCACGACCTCGCGAGCATCGCGCGCGTTGCCGACACGCTGCTGGTGCTCGACGACGGGGCGCAGCTCCAGATCGGGCCCGCCTCCCAGGTGCAGCGACAGCCTGCGAGCGCTCGTGTCGCGCGCTTACTCGGTATGGTGGGGCCGTTCGTGGGTCGGTGGGGCGAGGCGTGGGCCTGGCCGTCAGCACTGCACCTCGCCGACGGTCCTGATGGTCCGATCGGGGCCCCAGCGCGGGTCCTCGAGCCTGCGCGGGTGGTGGGAGGACGCCTCGAGCAGCTCGTTTCGGTCGACGGCGTGGGGTCGCTGCGCGCCGAGACGTCATGGGACCGGCCGCTCGGGCAGGGATGGGTGGCACTTACGGACGCGGTGGTCTTCGATCAGAAGGTCCGGACGTGA
- a CDS encoding ABC transporter permease subunit produces MSFAPLSRAPTAREPLRIAQSALAVAGGLVAWVVLLGPLLTLLWHLGPHALVVALSAPDALGPAGTSLLASAVALVIVVAVGTPVALVIAERGGAVARILEASLLVVLLMPPLVIGLLLVFMVGPLTPIGGLLARVGLDATNTFTALVIAEVYEAAPYFVLAAAAAFAAADHDVVVQARLLGDSPWRAFWRAMVPEVAGELATALSIAWARAIGAFGAVIIVAYHPYGLPMQIWTTLNETGLPTALPYAVVLLVVALPFPLLAYARGRHARR; encoded by the coding sequence ATGTCGTTCGCACCGCTGTCGCGCGCGCCGACGGCTAGAGAGCCGCTTCGGATCGCCCAGAGCGCCCTGGCGGTCGCCGGGGGGCTCGTCGCATGGGTGGTGCTGCTCGGGCCACTCCTGACGCTGCTGTGGCACCTGGGCCCGCACGCGCTGGTGGTCGCCCTCAGTGCACCGGACGCCCTCGGTCCGGCTGGGACGTCACTTTTGGCCTCTGCGGTCGCGCTCGTCATCGTCGTGGCGGTGGGCACGCCGGTCGCGCTCGTCATCGCCGAGCGCGGTGGCGCCGTCGCTCGTATCCTCGAGGCGAGTTTGCTGGTCGTGCTCTTGATGCCGCCGCTCGTCATCGGCCTGCTCCTCGTGTTCATGGTGGGTCCGCTGACCCCGATCGGGGGGCTGCTCGCGCGAGTGGGGCTCGATGCCACGAACACGTTCACTGCGCTCGTCATCGCCGAGGTCTACGAGGCTGCCCCGTACTTCGTGCTTGCTGCAGCTGCAGCGTTCGCGGCCGCCGACCACGACGTCGTCGTGCAAGCCCGGCTCCTCGGCGATTCGCCGTGGCGCGCCTTCTGGCGCGCGATGGTGCCCGAGGTCGCGGGCGAGCTCGCGACTGCCCTCTCGATCGCCTGGGCGCGAGCCATCGGTGCGTTCGGGGCGGTCATCATCGTGGCGTATCACCCCTACGGCCTGCCCATGCAGATCTGGACCACACTCAACGAGACTGGGCTCCCCACCGCGTTGCCCTACGCCGTGGTCCTGCTCGTCGTGGCGTTGCCGTTCCCGCTCCTCGCGTACGCTCGAGGGCGACATGCTCGCCGCTGA